From the genome of Ralstonia pickettii, one region includes:
- a CDS encoding Nif3-like dinuclear metal center hexameric protein, with protein sequence MDRKELELYLNDLLQAARFRDYCPNGLQVQGRESVTHIVTGVTASLALIEAAVAARADAILVHHGYFWKGEDGRVVGQKHARLKQLLTHDLNLFAYHLPLDAHPELGNNAQLAALLGIAPQGRFGDDELGWIGALAAPTTLRAFAQTVSARLNRVPLVIGEEDRPVRTVGWCTGGAQGWFDAAVAAGVDVYLSGEASEQTTHLARESGVAYIGAGHHATERGGVQALGNHLAERFGIRHTFIDIPNPV encoded by the coding sequence ATGGATCGAAAAGAACTTGAATTGTACTTGAACGACCTGTTGCAGGCGGCCCGTTTTCGGGACTATTGCCCCAATGGTCTGCAGGTGCAAGGGCGCGAAAGCGTTACCCATATCGTGACGGGCGTGACGGCCAGCCTGGCCTTGATCGAGGCTGCCGTCGCAGCCCGTGCGGACGCCATCCTCGTGCATCATGGTTACTTCTGGAAGGGCGAGGATGGTCGTGTCGTCGGGCAGAAGCATGCGCGCTTGAAGCAACTTCTCACGCACGATCTCAACCTGTTCGCATATCACTTGCCGCTCGATGCGCACCCTGAGCTTGGCAACAACGCGCAGCTAGCGGCCTTGCTGGGCATCGCGCCCCAAGGCCGGTTCGGCGACGATGAACTGGGTTGGATTGGCGCGCTCGCCGCACCGACCACGCTGCGTGCCTTTGCGCAGACGGTGTCGGCAAGGCTCAACCGGGTGCCGCTCGTGATCGGTGAGGAGGATCGTCCGGTGCGTACAGTCGGCTGGTGCACTGGCGGGGCGCAAGGCTGGTTTGATGCTGCGGTGGCTGCTGGTGTAGACGTGTATTTGAGCGGTGAGGCTTCGGAGCAGACCACGCATCTCGCGCGTGAATCGGGTGTTGCATATATCGGCGCTGGCCACCACGCCACTGAACGCGGCGGCGTCCAGGCGCTCGGCAACCACCTCGCCGAGCGCTTTGGCATACGCCACACCTTCATCGATATCCCGAATCCGGTGTGA
- a CDS encoding Do family serine endopeptidase — protein MLRRFWLFFAQAVTVVLAVWFVIATLKPDWLQRGKVAVQSGSPIVALKEVAPVGHGGTSSNSYAEAAKVAMPAVVNIFSSKNAPKRGTNPQASADPWFRFFFGDRAPEQRQEPTASLGSGVIVSSEGYILTNHHVVDGADEIEVALTDGRKANAKVVGSDPETDLAVLKINLPNLPAITLGRLENVRVGDVVLAIGNPFGVGQTVTMGIVSALGRSHLGINTFENFIQTDAAINPGNSGGALVDADGNLLGINTAIYSRSGGSLGIGFAIPVSLAKQVMESIISTGSVVRGWIGVEPQDVTPEIAESFGLSRKDGALIAAVVQGGPADKAGLRPGDILTSVNGEPILDTTALLNSIAQLKPGAEAKVTVSRKGKAVELTIVVGKRPAPTRRNVPMPSQDDEEPQ, from the coding sequence ATGTTGCGCCGCTTTTGGCTGTTTTTTGCGCAAGCCGTCACGGTCGTTCTGGCCGTATGGTTTGTGATCGCCACGCTCAAGCCTGACTGGCTGCAGCGCGGCAAGGTCGCAGTGCAATCCGGCTCGCCCATCGTCGCGCTGAAGGAAGTCGCGCCGGTCGGCCACGGCGGCACCTCCAGCAACTCCTACGCAGAAGCGGCCAAGGTCGCGATGCCGGCGGTGGTTAACATCTTCAGCAGCAAAAACGCGCCGAAGCGTGGCACCAACCCTCAAGCCAGCGCCGATCCGTGGTTTCGCTTCTTCTTCGGCGACCGCGCCCCCGAGCAGCGCCAGGAACCCACGGCCAGCCTCGGCTCAGGCGTGATCGTCAGTTCAGAAGGCTACATTCTAACGAACCACCACGTGGTGGACGGCGCTGACGAAATCGAGGTCGCCCTGACCGACGGCCGGAAGGCCAACGCAAAGGTGGTCGGCTCCGATCCCGAGACCGACCTGGCCGTTCTCAAGATCAATCTGCCGAATCTGCCCGCCATTACGCTGGGCCGGCTGGAGAACGTGCGCGTGGGCGACGTGGTGCTGGCGATTGGCAACCCGTTCGGCGTGGGCCAGACGGTGACGATGGGTATTGTCTCCGCGCTGGGCCGCAGCCATTTGGGCATCAACACCTTCGAGAACTTCATCCAGACCGACGCCGCGATCAACCCCGGCAACTCGGGGGGTGCGCTCGTCGACGCTGACGGCAACCTCCTCGGGATCAACACAGCGATCTACTCGCGCTCGGGCGGCTCGCTCGGCATCGGCTTCGCGATTCCGGTATCGCTGGCCAAACAGGTGATGGAGTCGATCATCTCGACCGGAAGCGTGGTCCGCGGTTGGATTGGTGTGGAGCCGCAGGATGTAACGCCAGAAATTGCCGAATCGTTTGGCTTGTCACGCAAGGATGGCGCGCTGATTGCCGCCGTGGTCCAAGGCGGCCCCGCAGACAAGGCGGGCCTGCGCCCGGGGGACATTCTCACCAGCGTGAACGGTGAGCCGATCCTGGATACGACGGCGCTGCTCAACAGCATCGCGCAGCTGAAACCCGGCGCAGAAGCCAAGGTGACCGTGTCGCGCAAGGGCAAGGCAGTGGAACTGACCATTGTTGTCGGCAAACGGCCCGCGCCTACGCGTCGCAACGTGCCGATGCCCTCGCAGGACGACGAAGAACCACAGTAG
- a CDS encoding porin encodes MKMKLFAAAVAALAAGGAYAQSSVTLYGVVDAGLTYANKVPNGNGGGSSRVGLDSGGLSGSRWGLRGVEDLGGGLKGIFNLESGFSIDDGKSAQGGRLFGRNAYVGLQGQWGQLTLGRQQNLLYDFSLIYDPMAIATRYSLASQDAYFSARSDNSVKYIGTFGGLSVSALYAFNRDGNEQAGLSKLGREWSLGANYAGGPFGLGVVYDQSNGTAAPTATSAGTADQKEQRATIAGTYAFGPAKLYAGYRWYKANFATVAGNGELRSNLYWAGLGYQATPALSLTGTAYYQQFKNATGGNPWLFVVGTDYALSKRTDAYFNVAYAKNSSGSGLGVLGLNNSAYPQSLTGASSATTADQVFSNTGNSNNQFGATVGIRHKF; translated from the coding sequence ATGAAGATGAAACTGTTTGCAGCTGCTGTGGCAGCTCTGGCCGCCGGTGGCGCCTATGCACAATCCTCCGTGACCCTGTACGGCGTGGTCGACGCTGGTCTGACGTACGCAAACAAGGTGCCGAACGGCAACGGCGGCGGTAGCTCGCGCGTTGGCCTGGATTCGGGCGGTCTGTCGGGCTCGCGTTGGGGCCTGCGTGGTGTTGAAGACCTGGGCGGTGGTCTGAAGGGTATCTTCAACCTGGAAAGTGGCTTCAGCATCGACGACGGCAAGTCGGCCCAAGGTGGCCGCCTGTTCGGTCGTAACGCTTACGTTGGTTTGCAAGGCCAGTGGGGTCAACTGACCCTGGGTCGTCAGCAGAACCTGCTGTATGACTTCTCGCTGATCTATGACCCGATGGCAATCGCCACGCGCTACTCGCTGGCTTCGCAAGACGCTTATTTCTCGGCCCGTTCGGACAATTCGGTCAAGTACATCGGTACGTTTGGTGGCCTCAGCGTCTCCGCTCTGTACGCGTTTAACCGCGACGGCAACGAGCAAGCTGGCCTGAGCAAGCTCGGCCGCGAGTGGAGCCTGGGTGCGAACTATGCTGGTGGCCCGTTTGGCCTGGGCGTAGTGTATGACCAGTCGAACGGCACGGCTGCCCCGACCGCTACGTCGGCAGGTACGGCTGACCAGAAGGAACAACGCGCTACGATCGCTGGTACGTATGCTTTCGGCCCCGCCAAGCTGTACGCTGGCTATCGTTGGTACAAGGCTAACTTCGCAACTGTTGCTGGCAACGGCGAACTGCGTTCGAACCTGTACTGGGCTGGCCTGGGTTACCAAGCTACGCCGGCGCTGTCGCTGACCGGTACGGCTTACTACCAACAGTTCAAGAACGCTACCGGCGGCAACCCGTGGCTGTTCGTGGTCGGCACCGACTACGCTCTGTCGAAGCGCACCGACGCATACTTCAACGTGGCCTATGCCAAGAACAGCAGCGGCTCGGGTCTGGGTGTGCTGGGTCTGAACAACAGCGCGTATCCGCAGAGCCTGACCGGCGCTTCTTCGGCAACGACGGCTGACCAAGTGTTCTCGAACACGGGTAACAGCAACAACCAATTCGGCGCTACCGTTGGTATCCGCCACAAGTTCTAA
- a CDS encoding ABC transporter substrate-binding protein: MSSIPNPRRRWLRQTAALLAASGVAAPGAHGQWLTRSTPELPAYYPRDYGAMIDAARREGRVTVYSTTDFSAAYPVIRAFETRYPGITVDYREQNSDDIYRRFLAEFAAKSPGADVVWSSAMPEQFKLVNDGHALPYASPERPYLPSWAIWKNEAYGTSYEPVVFVYNTRQLPPELIPSTHADFARILNSHRDLLRGRVASYDIEHSGSAFLFAAEDARTTPVFWDVAKALGGVNVNLYITTAAMLERVASGESLLAYDVIGSYAARYADRNPALAIKMPTDYTLVATRVAFIARRAARPNAARLWLDFMLSRDGQSVMADRAFLFSLRQDVETGLTAKRLLAELGNTHRPIPVGPGLLAHQDQLRRADFLKRWRLALGR, translated from the coding sequence ATGTCGTCCATTCCAAATCCCCGTCGCCGCTGGCTCCGTCAGACCGCCGCATTGCTGGCTGCCAGCGGCGTGGCCGCGCCAGGGGCGCATGGCCAGTGGCTGACCCGATCGACGCCAGAGTTGCCGGCGTACTATCCGCGCGACTACGGCGCGATGATCGACGCCGCGCGCCGCGAAGGCCGTGTGACGGTGTATTCGACGACGGATTTCTCCGCCGCGTACCCGGTCATTCGCGCCTTCGAAACGCGCTACCCCGGGATCACCGTCGACTACCGTGAGCAGAACAGCGACGACATCTACCGGCGCTTCCTCGCTGAATTCGCCGCCAAGTCGCCGGGCGCCGACGTTGTCTGGAGTTCGGCCATGCCCGAACAGTTCAAGCTCGTGAACGACGGCCACGCACTTCCTTACGCATCGCCCGAGCGGCCTTACCTGCCATCGTGGGCGATCTGGAAGAACGAGGCGTACGGCACGAGCTACGAGCCGGTCGTCTTTGTCTACAACACGCGGCAGCTACCGCCGGAGTTGATCCCATCGACCCATGCCGACTTCGCTCGCATTCTGAACAGCCATCGTGACTTGCTGCGTGGTCGGGTCGCCTCCTACGACATCGAGCACTCCGGTTCCGCCTTCCTGTTCGCCGCCGAAGATGCGCGCACAACGCCGGTGTTCTGGGATGTTGCCAAGGCATTGGGTGGGGTCAACGTCAACCTGTACATCACCACGGCCGCGATGCTGGAGCGCGTCGCCTCCGGCGAAAGCCTGCTCGCGTACGACGTGATCGGCTCTTACGCCGCGCGTTACGCCGATCGCAATCCGGCGCTCGCCATCAAGATGCCGACCGACTACACGCTGGTCGCGACGCGGGTCGCCTTTATCGCGCGGCGCGCCGCCCGCCCGAATGCCGCGCGCCTCTGGCTCGACTTCATGCTCTCGCGCGACGGCCAGAGCGTGATGGCGGATCGCGCGTTCTTGTTTTCGCTGCGCCAGGACGTTGAGACGGGGCTCACTGCGAAGCGCCTGCTCGCCGAGCTTGGCAACACGCATCGGCCGATTCCGGTCGGTCCGGGTTTACTCGCCCATCAAGATCAGCTTCGCCGTGCCGATTTCCTCAAACGATGGCGTCTCGCACTCGGCCGATAA
- a CDS encoding response regulator, producing the protein MRILLVEDEDELAAWLARALAQSGFVIERAADGVIAEAFLGSGEFDAVVLDLRLPRKDGFAVLADMRARDDRTPVLILTAQGALDERVRGLNAGADDFLTKPFALSELEARLMALIRRSRGRAFPRLRCGPLEFDTGRKAFLLSGEPLALTPREHAALSALLHKTGQPISKVHLFDKVFNLDSDSSPDAVEVVVHRLRKKLAGMGVQIVTVRGLGYMLEAGDGDAPAAGDSGA; encoded by the coding sequence ATGCGGATTTTGCTGGTGGAGGATGAGGACGAATTGGCCGCATGGCTGGCGCGCGCGCTGGCACAAAGCGGCTTCGTGATCGAGCGTGCTGCCGATGGCGTTATCGCCGAAGCCTTTCTCGGCTCAGGAGAATTTGATGCGGTGGTGCTCGACCTGCGCCTGCCGCGCAAGGATGGCTTTGCCGTGCTGGCCGACATGCGCGCGCGCGACGACCGCACGCCGGTGTTGATCCTCACCGCCCAGGGCGCGCTGGACGAGCGTGTGCGCGGGCTCAATGCGGGCGCAGATGACTTCCTCACCAAACCGTTCGCGCTGTCGGAACTGGAAGCGCGGTTGATGGCGCTCATCCGCCGCAGCCGCGGCCGGGCGTTTCCGCGTCTGCGTTGCGGGCCCCTGGAGTTCGACACCGGACGCAAGGCATTCCTGCTGTCGGGCGAGCCGCTGGCGCTCACGCCGCGTGAGCACGCCGCGCTGTCCGCGCTGCTGCACAAGACCGGCCAGCCGATCAGCAAGGTGCATCTATTCGACAAGGTCTTCAACCTGGACAGTGATTCGAGCCCCGACGCGGTGGAGGTGGTGGTGCACCGCCTGCGCAAGAAGCTGGCGGGCATGGGCGTACAGATCGTTACCGTGCGGGGGCTGGGCTACATGCTTGAAGCCGGCGATGGCGACGCGCCCGCCGCCGGCGACAGCGGCGCGTGA
- a CDS encoding sensor histidine kinase: protein MQRLARLRLPRSLKLTLLWLLLPGLVGVLAIDIVSAYQALRGATDRAYDRALLGSVRAIENGVTIERGQVQVNVPYVALSMFESTAQSNVYYRVAFEPLPGKAPEAALTGYDDLPLPVTRLENDTPLFYDATYHDEPVRVAAVAKPLYQPGLPARIVIQVAETIETRRALQQAVWRGTLLRDAALVAVSAALLWLGVTVALRPLSRLARSIGVRASDDLRPLDATDVPAEVRPLVDAINHHIHRYAELAEAQSQFLADASHQLRTPLAVLLTQAEYALRETDPARVRESLSAIIARLQSTNRLTTQLLALARARHAGQDAPAETFDLGELARDVVVDALPLAREKQQDLGWDDGGLLMPLPVIGYPAFLRESLSNLVHNAIRYTPAGGRITVRAAADGDTALVCVDDTGPGMSAEERAHAFQRFRRAHEGGSRQGKPKDAPKDARYAAEGSGLGLAIARAYAARSGGHIELADGEPNAHGGVGLSARIRVPLAGATASIEHAAMQQPQ, encoded by the coding sequence ATGCAGCGGCTCGCACGGCTCCGGCTGCCGCGCAGCCTGAAACTTACGTTGCTTTGGCTGCTGCTGCCGGGGCTGGTGGGTGTGCTGGCCATCGACATCGTCTCGGCGTACCAGGCGCTGCGCGGCGCGACCGATCGCGCCTACGATCGCGCGCTGCTCGGCTCGGTGCGCGCCATCGAGAACGGCGTGACGATCGAGCGCGGGCAGGTCCAGGTCAACGTGCCGTATGTGGCGTTGTCCATGTTCGAATCCACCGCGCAGAGCAATGTCTATTACCGCGTCGCTTTCGAGCCCTTGCCGGGCAAGGCGCCCGAAGCGGCGCTGACCGGCTACGACGATCTGCCGCTGCCCGTGACGCGGCTGGAGAACGACACCCCGCTCTTCTACGACGCGACGTACCACGACGAGCCCGTACGCGTGGCCGCCGTGGCAAAGCCGCTGTATCAGCCCGGGCTGCCGGCGCGCATCGTCATCCAGGTTGCGGAAACCATCGAGACGCGGCGCGCGCTGCAGCAGGCGGTGTGGCGCGGTACGCTGCTGCGCGATGCAGCACTGGTGGCGGTCAGCGCCGCGCTGTTGTGGCTCGGCGTAACCGTCGCGCTGCGGCCGCTCAGCCGCCTGGCTCGCAGCATCGGCGTACGTGCGTCGGACGACCTCCGCCCGCTCGATGCCACGGACGTGCCCGCCGAAGTCCGCCCGCTGGTCGACGCGATCAACCACCACATTCATCGCTACGCCGAACTTGCGGAGGCGCAAAGCCAGTTTCTTGCCGATGCGTCGCACCAGTTGCGCACGCCGCTGGCCGTGCTGCTCACGCAGGCCGAATACGCCCTGCGCGAAACCGACCCGGCGCGCGTGCGCGAAAGCCTGTCTGCCATCATCGCGCGCCTGCAGTCGACGAACCGGCTGACCACACAGCTGCTCGCCCTCGCCCGCGCCCGGCATGCGGGGCAGGATGCGCCGGCTGAAACCTTCGACCTCGGTGAATTGGCCCGCGACGTGGTGGTCGACGCACTGCCGCTGGCGCGCGAGAAGCAGCAGGATCTCGGCTGGGACGACGGCGGCCTCCTCATGCCCTTGCCCGTCATCGGCTATCCGGCGTTCCTGCGCGAGTCGCTCTCCAACCTCGTGCACAACGCCATCCGCTACACGCCCGCGGGCGGCCGCATCACCGTGCGCGCAGCGGCTGACGGCGATACCGCACTGGTCTGCGTGGACGACACCGGGCCTGGCATGAGCGCAGAAGAGCGCGCGCATGCGTTCCAGCGTTTTCGCCGCGCACACGAGGGCGGAAGTCGCCAGGGTAAACCCAAGGACGCGCCCAAAGATGCCCGTTATGCCGCCGAGGGCTCCGGCCTAGGACTGGCCATCGCGCGTGCCTATGCAGCGCGTAGCGGCGGGCACATCGAATTGGCCGATGGGGAGCCGAACGCGCACGGCGGCGTCGGCTTGTCGGCGCGCATCCGCGTACCGCTCGCGGGGGCAACTGCGTCCATCGAGCATGCTGCGATGCAGCAGCCGCAATGA
- a CDS encoding ABC transporter substrate-binding protein, producing MLRGRFTPAHAALASIAAAALTLSTTALAQVPAGYPASYADTIAAAKKEGKVVVYATTDTKAADPLIKDFESLYPGVKVEYNDMNSSELYNRFISEQAAGGASADMMWNSSMDSQLKLAQTYAMKYDSPEVPNVPKWAVYKGLAYGTTYEPAVFLYNKRLIKDSEVPQTHADFAKLVASQSERFKNKVTTYDIEKSAVGFMMAAQDNLDSPQYFDFVKAVGPNLVLQSSTGTMMERVASGENLVAYNILGSYAIARAKKDPSIGIVYPKDYTLVVSRVAMIAKKAKNPNAAKLWLDYILSKRGQEILANKSDLHSLRDDVTGEATAAGLKKILGNSIKPIPVDESILAFLEPKKRLDFIKQWRTAAGR from the coding sequence ATGCTTCGTGGCCGCTTTACGCCCGCGCACGCCGCTCTCGCTTCAATTGCCGCTGCCGCACTGACCCTCAGCACCACCGCCCTCGCACAAGTACCGGCTGGTTATCCCGCCAGCTACGCCGACACCATCGCCGCCGCCAAGAAGGAAGGCAAGGTGGTGGTCTATGCGACGACCGACACCAAGGCTGCCGATCCGCTGATCAAGGATTTCGAGTCGCTCTACCCGGGCGTGAAGGTGGAGTACAACGACATGAACAGCAGCGAGTTGTACAACCGCTTCATCAGTGAGCAGGCCGCCGGCGGCGCCTCCGCTGACATGATGTGGAACTCGTCGATGGACTCGCAGCTCAAGCTGGCGCAGACCTACGCGATGAAGTACGACTCGCCTGAAGTGCCGAACGTGCCGAAGTGGGCTGTCTACAAGGGTCTGGCCTACGGCACCACGTACGAGCCGGCCGTGTTCCTGTACAACAAGCGCCTGATCAAGGATTCGGAAGTGCCGCAAACGCACGCCGACTTCGCCAAGCTGGTCGCCAGCCAATCCGAGCGATTCAAGAACAAGGTCACGACGTACGACATCGAGAAGTCGGCCGTGGGCTTCATGATGGCTGCGCAGGACAATCTCGATTCGCCGCAGTACTTCGACTTCGTCAAGGCAGTGGGCCCGAACCTGGTGCTGCAGTCCTCGACCGGCACGATGATGGAGCGCGTGGCCTCGGGAGAAAACCTGGTGGCGTACAACATCCTCGGTTCGTACGCGATTGCACGCGCCAAGAAGGATCCGTCGATCGGCATCGTCTATCCGAAGGACTACACGCTGGTGGTGTCGCGCGTGGCGATGATCGCCAAGAAGGCGAAGAACCCGAACGCGGCCAAGCTCTGGCTGGACTACATCCTGTCCAAGCGCGGCCAGGAAATCCTCGCCAACAAATCGGATCTGCACTCGCTGCGGGACGACGTGACGGGTGAAGCCACCGCCGCCGGCCTGAAGAAGATTCTCGGCAACAGCATCAAGCCGATTCCGGTCGACGAATCGATCCTGGCGTTCCTGGAACCCAAGAAGCGCCTGGACTTCATCAAGCAATGGCGCACCGCCGCCGGCCGTTGA
- a CDS encoding ABC transporter permease: MRSLAQDRAAARQATLKRSPWTRVGQALPRGVVILLTALAIFTPLALIFYQSFLSAPFFMPDALAGLDAYRFIFTDSDFWHAFEKSAALALGLAVISVPLGGILAFLMVRSDLPGRRILEPLLMIPVFVSPMVLAFGYVVSAGPVGFYTVWFKSLFGGAPWNVYSFTSIIIIAGLTHVPHVYLYVSSALRSLGSDVEEAARIAGASPLSVALNVSLPMVRPALLYAAVLVIFLGFEVFGLVLVLGDPEGHLVLATYLYKLTNKLGTPAYHLMAAVAVCLVMVTFPLVLLQRYMLRSANRFVTVKGKVTRSRPLPLGSWRWPAWAVVVLWFFVTVVVPLSGIALRAFVSNWGEGVSLVEAFSTTAFQQIFAQPQFLRAMVNTVLIGVIGGAIAVACYTCIGLAMHRKPDGLTRFLDYSVLVPRAIPGLLAGLAFLWVFLFVPNWIETGLTDSGLPFANWIIENVVPSLRDLRSTIFSVWIAYTVVWLAYGLRLISAALLQVGPELEEAARSVGATRARTTRDVTVPLTRYGLLGAWLLIFLIFEREYSTGVYLLSPGTETIGSMLVSLWAGGAIDIVAALSFVNIVLVAVGLGIALRFGVKLHD; the protein is encoded by the coding sequence ATGCGTTCTCTAGCGCAAGACCGTGCCGCCGCTCGCCAAGCCACCCTCAAGCGCTCGCCCTGGACGCGTGTGGGACAGGCTTTGCCGCGCGGCGTGGTCATTCTGCTTACCGCGCTGGCGATTTTCACGCCGCTGGCGCTGATCTTCTACCAGAGCTTTCTTTCTGCGCCGTTCTTCATGCCCGACGCGCTGGCGGGGCTGGATGCGTATCGCTTCATCTTCACGGATTCGGACTTCTGGCACGCCTTCGAGAAATCCGCCGCGCTCGCTCTCGGGCTGGCGGTGATCTCAGTACCGCTGGGCGGCATCCTGGCGTTCCTGATGGTGCGTTCGGACCTGCCGGGCCGCCGCATTCTCGAACCGCTACTGATGATTCCGGTGTTCGTCTCGCCGATGGTGCTGGCGTTCGGCTACGTGGTTTCCGCCGGCCCGGTGGGCTTCTACACCGTGTGGTTCAAGAGCCTGTTTGGCGGTGCGCCGTGGAACGTGTATTCGTTCACCAGCATCATCATCATTGCGGGCCTGACGCACGTGCCTCACGTGTATCTGTATGTCTCTTCAGCGCTGCGCAGCCTCGGTTCGGATGTGGAAGAAGCCGCGCGTATCGCGGGGGCATCGCCGCTGTCGGTGGCGCTCAACGTGAGCCTGCCCATGGTGCGCCCGGCCCTGCTGTACGCAGCCGTGCTGGTGATCTTCCTGGGCTTCGAGGTCTTCGGCCTGGTGCTCGTATTGGGCGATCCGGAAGGCCATCTGGTGCTCGCCACGTACCTGTACAAGCTGACCAACAAGCTCGGCACGCCGGCCTATCACCTGATGGCCGCGGTGGCGGTCTGCCTGGTGATGGTGACGTTCCCGCTGGTGCTGCTGCAACGCTACATGCTGCGCTCGGCCAACCGCTTCGTCACCGTCAAGGGCAAGGTCACGCGCAGCCGCCCGCTGCCGCTGGGCTCGTGGCGCTGGCCGGCCTGGGCTGTCGTGGTGCTGTGGTTCTTCGTGACGGTGGTGGTGCCGCTGTCGGGCATCGCGCTGCGCGCCTTCGTATCGAACTGGGGTGAAGGGGTGTCGCTGGTGGAGGCCTTCTCGACCACCGCGTTCCAGCAGATCTTCGCGCAGCCGCAATTCCTGCGCGCCATGGTCAACACGGTACTGATCGGCGTGATCGGTGGCGCCATCGCGGTGGCTTGCTACACCTGCATCGGCCTGGCCATGCACCGCAAGCCGGATGGCTTGACGCGCTTCCTCGATTACAGCGTGCTGGTGCCCCGTGCCATTCCGGGTCTCCTGGCTGGCCTGGCGTTCCTGTGGGTGTTCCTGTTCGTGCCCAACTGGATCGAGACCGGCCTGACCGACAGCGGCCTGCCGTTCGCCAACTGGATCATCGAGAACGTCGTGCCGAGCCTGCGCGACCTGCGCAGCACGATCTTCAGCGTGTGGATCGCCTACACGGTCGTGTGGCTGGCATATGGCCTGCGGCTGATCTCGGCTGCGCTGCTGCAAGTCGGTCCGGAACTGGAAGAGGCGGCACGCTCGGTCGGCGCCACCCGCGCCCGCACCACGCGCGACGTGACGGTACCGCTCACGCGCTACGGCCTGCTCGGCGCGTGGCTGCTGATCTTCCTGATTTTCGAGCGCGAGTACTCGACCGGTGTGTATCTGCTGTCGCCGGGCACCGAGACGATCGGCTCGATGCTGGTTTCCCTGTGGGCGGGCGGCGCCATCGATATCGTTGCCGCGCTGTCCTTCGTCAATATCGTGCTGGTGGCCGTCGGCCTCGGCATCGCACTGCGTTTCGGAGTGAAGCTCCATGATTGA
- a CDS encoding ABC transporter ATP-binding protein has translation MIELTVNDLHLQYGNNPVLKGVSMQLHKGEVVSLLGPSGSGKTTLLRAVAGLEQASQGTVQIGDRVMFDGTKKLDVPAEGRNLGLVFQSYALWPHKTVAENVAYPLKLRKTPASQIKERVQAVLQQLGLGHLGERFPSQLSGGQQQRVAIARALVYNPPVILLDEPLSNLDAKLREEARAFLRELIVRLGLSALMVTHDQSEAMAMSDRILLLNNGVIEQQGTPEEMYGAPQTLFTAEFMGSNNRVNGKIAEVRDGMARLVDETGGWSLWGVARGDLKPGASAHGVIRLEQVRVGIDNADNTIHLPLATRMYLGDRWECLFRATDDSGATGTGLRAYSASAPSDGKYALTFPREQFWLYAA, from the coding sequence ATGATTGAACTCACTGTCAACGACCTGCACCTGCAATACGGCAACAACCCGGTTCTCAAGGGTGTCTCGATGCAGCTGCACAAGGGCGAGGTCGTCTCGCTGCTGGGCCCGTCCGGTTCGGGCAAGACCACGCTGCTGCGAGCAGTCGCCGGCCTCGAACAGGCCAGTCAAGGGACCGTCCAGATCGGCGATCGGGTCATGTTCGACGGCACCAAGAAGCTCGACGTGCCGGCCGAAGGGCGCAACCTGGGCCTGGTGTTCCAGTCGTACGCGCTGTGGCCGCACAAGACCGTGGCGGAGAACGTCGCCTACCCGCTCAAGCTGCGCAAGACACCCGCCTCGCAGATCAAGGAACGCGTACAAGCCGTGCTGCAGCAACTGGGCCTCGGCCATCTGGGCGAGCGTTTCCCGAGCCAGCTCTCCGGCGGCCAGCAGCAACGCGTGGCGATTGCCCGTGCGCTGGTCTACAACCCGCCCGTGATCCTGCTCGACGAGCCACTCTCGAACCTCGACGCCAAGCTGCGCGAAGAAGCGCGTGCGTTCCTGCGCGAGCTGATCGTCCGCCTGGGCCTGTCGGCCCTGATGGTCACGCACGACCAGAGCGAAGCGATGGCCATGTCCGATCGCATCCTGCTGCTCAACAACGGCGTGATCGAACAGCAAGGCACGCCCGAAGAAATGTACGGCGCGCCGCAGACGCTCTTCACCGCCGAGTTCATGGGCAGCAACAACCGTGTCAACGGCAAGATCGCGGAAGTGCGTGATGGCATGGCCCGCCTGGTGGACGAAACCGGAGGTTGGTCGCTATGGGGCGTGGCGCGCGGTGATCTGAAGCCGGGTGCTTCAGCACACGGCGTGATCCGGCTCGAACAGGTGCGGGTGGGCATCGACAATGCCGACAACACCATCCACCTGCCGCTCGCCACGCGCATGTACTTGGGCGACCGGTGGGAATGCCTCTTCCGCGCCACCGACGACAGCGGCGCAACGGGCACAGGCCTGCGCGCCTACTCCGCCAGCGCGCCGAGCGACGGCAAGTACGCGCTGACCTTCCCGCGCGAACAGTTCTGGCTGTACGCCGCTTGA